The sequence below is a genomic window from Micromonospora aurantiaca ATCC 27029.
AGAGTCGATGACCCGGCGCGTGACCGGCAAGGTGGTGACCCCGACCGGCGTCATCCGGCAGGGTTGCGTGGAGATCGCCGACGGGCGGATCACCGCTGTCGCCGAGTATCCGTCGGTGCGCGACGGCCACTGGATCGTGCCGGGCTTCGTGGACATGCACACCCACGGCGGCGGCGGGCACACGTTCACCACCGGCGACGCGGAGTCGGCCCGGCAGGCCGCCGCGTTCCACAGCGGGCACGGCACCACCACGCTGCTGGCGAGCCTGGTCAGTTCCCCGTTCGAGCTGATGCGCGACGCGACCGCCGCCTACCGTCCGCTGGTGGAGTCCGGCGTGCTCGCCGGCGTCCACTTCGAAGGCCCGTACCTGTCCGCCGACCGCTGCGGCGCGCAGAACCCGGAGTTCCTGCGCGACCCGTCCACCGCGGAGCTGACCGAGCTGATCGAGCTGGGCGGCGGCGCCGTACGCATGGTCACCATCGCTCCCGAGCGGGACGGCGCCACCAAGGCGATCGAGCTGCTGGTGTCGCACGGCGTGGTCGTGGCGGTCGGGCACACCGACGCCACCTGGGAGCAGACCCGGGCGGCGGTGGCCGCGGGCGCGACGGTCGGCACCCACCTGTTCAACGGGATGCGCCCGGTGCACCACCGCGAGCCCGGCCCGGTGGTGGCGCTGCTGGAGGCCCCGAACGTGGTGTGCGAGCTGGTCGCCGACGGGGTGCACCTGCACGACGGCATGCTCGGCTTCGCCACGTCGGTGGCCGGCCCGGAGCGGGCCGCGCTGATCACCGACGCGATGGCCGCCGCCGGGATGCCGGACGGCGAGTACGAGCTGGGCGGCCAGGCGGTCACCGTGTCCGGTGGGGTGGCCCGGCTCAGCCGTGACGGCGCGATCGCCGGCAGCACGCTCACGATGGACGCGGCGCTGCGGCACGCGGTCGGCGCGGGTGTGGCCCTGCCGGACGCCTGCCGGATGGTCGCCA
It includes:
- the nagA gene encoding N-acetylglucosamine-6-phosphate deacetylase; this translates as MTRRVTGKVVTPTGVIRQGCVEIADGRITAVAEYPSVRDGHWIVPGFVDMHTHGGGGHTFTTGDAESARQAAAFHSGHGTTTLLASLVSSPFELMRDATAAYRPLVESGVLAGVHFEGPYLSADRCGAQNPEFLRDPSTAELTELIELGGGAVRMVTIAPERDGATKAIELLVSHGVVVAVGHTDATWEQTRAAVAAGATVGTHLFNGMRPVHHREPGPVVALLEAPNVVCELVADGVHLHDGMLGFATSVAGPERAALITDAMAAAGMPDGEYELGGQAVTVSGGVARLSRDGAIAGSTLTMDAALRHAVGAGVALPDACRMVATTPARAIGLGDRVGALVAGLRADLVMLDDDLNVVRVMRGGDWVE